In a single window of the Immundisolibacter sp. genome:
- a CDS encoding thioesterase II family protein, giving the protein MSYPPQSARPASASAWLYRFPTGDQITARLFCVPFAGGSAHAFADWARELTPGVELLAVQLPGRGARIAEAPVSNQNQLLDAVFEALLPLTDLPYFIFGHSMGGRIAYELSSRLRDSGHRLPEALVVSATRPPHLPRTASPVHDLPRDEFYAQLRALGGMSSEVLQSPELLELLEPALRADFRLVETWVPLGHAPLPIPIHAVGGCSDAYVGARDLDQWSSYTSRGFSLKLFDGGHFYINKNSVIFFNWLREILTQKSVMTDRAADFFGVSADTLSVSSR; this is encoded by the coding sequence GTGTCTTACCCACCTCAAAGCGCGCGGCCTGCATCAGCCAGTGCCTGGCTGTATCGGTTCCCAACCGGGGATCAGATTACCGCGCGCTTGTTTTGTGTTCCGTTTGCGGGTGGTTCGGCTCATGCGTTCGCGGATTGGGCGCGCGAGTTGACACCAGGCGTTGAGTTGCTGGCGGTGCAACTTCCCGGACGGGGGGCAAGAATTGCCGAGGCACCGGTTTCCAACCAAAACCAGTTGCTCGATGCAGTGTTCGAGGCGCTACTACCTTTGACCGATCTGCCCTATTTTATATTCGGGCACAGTATGGGAGGGCGCATAGCTTATGAGCTCAGCAGCCGTTTGCGCGACAGCGGACATCGCCTGCCTGAGGCGCTTGTGGTTTCGGCGACACGGCCACCCCACTTGCCTCGTACAGCGTCACCTGTCCATGACCTGCCCCGAGACGAGTTTTACGCTCAATTACGCGCCTTGGGGGGGATGTCGAGTGAGGTGCTTCAGAGTCCGGAACTACTTGAGTTATTAGAGCCTGCCTTGCGAGCGGATTTCCGGCTTGTCGAGACATGGGTACCTTTGGGACATGCTCCGTTGCCGATACCGATTCATGCCGTTGGAGGTTGTAGTGATGCTTATGTTGGCGCCAGAGATTTAGACCAATGGTCGTCGTATACGAGTAGGGGTTTTTCACTAAAGTTATTTGATGGCGGCCATTTTTATATTAACAAGAACTCTGTTATTTTCTTTAATTGGTTGCGGGAAATACTGACTCAGAAAAGCGTAATGACAGATCGCGCGGCCGATTTTTTTGGCGTCTCGGCTGACACGCTGTCTGTGTCGTCCAGGTAG